In Fibrobacterota bacterium, one genomic interval encodes:
- a CDS encoding phasin family protein: MLFDTLKKTLYAGVGMAFLTSEKIEEMAKKLAEEAKLGETEGKKFIDEILKKSEEAKSSLQRAVDAGVSAALERMNVARDRDLKALEARVKALEARLGG; the protein is encoded by the coding sequence ATGTTGTTCGACACCTTGAAGAAAACGTTGTACGCCGGAGTGGGGATGGCCTTCCTCACCAGCGAAAAGATCGAGGAGATGGCGAAGAAGCTGGCCGAAGAGGCCAAGCTGGGCGAGACCGAAGGGAAGAAGTTCATCGACGAGATCCTGAAGAAATCCGAAGAGGCGAAATCGTCCCTGCAGCGCGCGGTCGACGCGGGCGTCTCGGCGGCCCTGGAGCGGATGAACGTCGCGCGCGATCGCGATCTCAAGGCCCTGGAAGCCCGGGTCAAGGCGCTCGAAGCCCGACTCGGCGGCTGA